One window of the Acidobacteriota bacterium genome contains the following:
- the recJ gene encoding single-stranded-DNA-specific exonuclease RecJ: MNESKWIINPIHPEANKLSNDLEIPIELASILIRKGIRTSEEGKKFLFPSIEDLHPPFLMKDMQKAVERIKKAKENNEKILIFGDYDADGITSTLILYKCLKNLGTNVFYYIPHRIKEGYGIKKSSLEYIEDYAPDLVITVDNGIKAIDFVNEANKKGIDVIIADHHVPGDELPPAFAVLNPLQRGCFYPFKNLAGVGVTFKLVQSLLQEFKKDKNVRHYLKIASIGTIADLAELQGENRTIVKLGLKELGNPYNNGLKNIIEISGLTGKEITTYDISFKIGPRINASGRLASPYIAIELFLTESQEESLLKAKELDKLNTQRQQIEENILKEIMDKIKEIEPQKRKILIFANEGWHRGVIGVVASKIAEKYRRPAILISIDDNNGYGSGRSIESFSLIDALKSSEDLFKSWGGHKMAAGFEIQPSKIPLLEERLTEYCETHVDDEVFTRKYMIDSCINFDRIDNVFIDYLEMFSPFGIGNPRPVFFTDNVTIKEPPAILKGKYLKLFLFKKNKFFDALIWENTEDYNNLKRGEKINIIFYPQRKYSKQTNEFFLNILDIKKI, from the coding sequence ATGAATGAATCTAAATGGATAATAAATCCTATCCATCCAGAAGCGAATAAATTATCGAATGATTTAGAAATTCCGATAGAATTGGCATCGATATTGATTAGAAAGGGGATCCGTACGTCTGAGGAAGGAAAAAAATTTCTGTTTCCCTCAATTGAAGACCTCCATCCTCCCTTCTTAATGAAGGATATGCAAAAAGCAGTGGAAAGAATAAAGAAAGCTAAAGAAAATAACGAAAAAATCTTAATTTTTGGTGATTATGATGCTGATGGCATTACTTCAACTCTCATTCTCTATAAATGTCTGAAAAATTTAGGAACAAACGTTTTCTATTACATTCCCCATAGAATTAAAGAAGGGTATGGAATAAAAAAATCATCTCTGGAATATATTGAAGATTATGCTCCAGACCTTGTCATTACAGTAGATAATGGAATAAAAGCAATTGATTTCGTAAATGAAGCTAATAAAAAGGGAATAGATGTGATCATTGCTGATCATCATGTACCAGGGGATGAGCTTCCGCCTGCTTTTGCTGTATTAAATCCCCTTCAGAGAGGGTGTTTTTACCCCTTTAAAAACCTTGCTGGAGTTGGCGTAACTTTTAAGCTTGTCCAATCGCTCCTTCAAGAATTTAAAAAAGATAAGAATGTTCGTCATTATTTAAAAATAGCCTCGATAGGCACGATAGCGGATTTAGCTGAACTCCAAGGAGAAAACAGAACTATTGTAAAACTTGGGTTAAAAGAACTCGGGAATCCTTACAATAACGGACTGAAAAATATAATTGAAATATCAGGCTTAACAGGAAAGGAAATAACCACCTATGATATATCATTTAAAATAGGACCAAGGATAAATGCATCAGGGAGATTGGCATCTCCTTACATTGCAATAGAACTATTTTTAACAGAAAGCCAGGAAGAAAGTTTGCTTAAAGCAAAAGAATTAGATAAACTCAATACACAAAGACAGCAAATAGAGGAAAATATTTTAAAAGAAATTATGGATAAAATAAAAGAAATTGAACCTCAGAAACGAAAGATATTAATATTTGCAAATGAGGGATGGCATAGAGGAGTCATAGGCGTGGTTGCTTCAAAGATTGCAGAAAAGTATAGAAGGCCAGCCATTCTTATTTCAATAGATGATAACAATGGATATGGTTCAGGAAGGTCTATTGAATCTTTTTCTTTAATTGATGCTCTTAAATCTTCAGAAGATCTTTTTAAAAGCTGGGGAGGGCATAAAATGGCAGCTGGCTTTGAAATTCAACCATCGAAAATTCCACTCCTTGAAGAAAGATTGACGGAATATTGCGAGACGCATGTAGATGATGAGGTATTCACCCGGAAATATATGATTGATTCATGTATAAATTTTGACAGGATAGATAATGTATTCATTGATTATTTAGAAATGTTTTCTCCGTTCGGAATAGGCAATCCAAGACCTGTTTTTTTCACGGATAATGTAACAATTAAAGAACCTCCTGCCATACTGAAAGGAAAATATCTGAAACTGTTTCTGTTTAAAAAAAACAAATTTTTCGATGCCCTGATATGGGAAAACACAGAAGATTACAACAATCTAAAAAGAGGGGAAAAAATAAATATAATTTTTTATCCGCAAAGAAAATATTCAAAACAAACGAATGAATTTTTTTTAAATATATTAGATATAAAAAAGATATAA
- the lptB gene encoding LPS export ABC transporter ATP-binding protein, translated as MIKLEAMNLEKSFNRKKVIKNVSLYQEEGEIVGLLGPNGAGKTTTFSMILGLLKVDKGKIFFNNHEITNFPMYLRVQMGIGFLSQETSSFRGLTTEENLLAVLENSEIHPNQWREIIKNLLNELEIWHLRKIKSFALSGGERRRLEIARSLVLSPKFLLLDEPFTGIDPIAILDIQKIIHSLKEKGIGILITDHNVRETLKITDRTYIIKDGTIFKEGNPQVLSTDPEVKKGYLGEKVVVD; from the coding sequence ATGATAAAATTAGAGGCAATGAATTTAGAAAAAAGCTTTAACAGGAAAAAAGTAATAAAAAATGTTTCCCTTTACCAGGAGGAAGGAGAGATTGTGGGACTTTTAGGTCCAAACGGCGCTGGTAAAACAACTACCTTTTCGATGATTTTAGGACTCTTAAAAGTGGACAAAGGAAAAATTTTTTTTAATAACCATGAAATTACAAATTTCCCGATGTATTTAAGAGTCCAGATGGGAATCGGATTCCTTTCCCAAGAAACATCATCGTTCAGAGGTCTGACTACTGAAGAAAATCTCTTGGCTGTTTTAGAAAATTCTGAAATCCATCCAAATCAATGGAGAGAAATAATTAAAAATTTACTAAACGAGTTGGAAATCTGGCATCTCAGAAAAATTAAATCTTTTGCTCTTTCTGGTGGAGAAAGAAGACGTCTTGAAATCGCTAGATCACTCGTGCTTTCACCAAAATTCCTTCTCCTCGATGAGCCTTTTACTGGAATAGATCCTATTGCCATATTAGACATACAAAAAATTATACATTCATTAAAAGAAAAGGGGATAGGAATCCTTATCACTGACCATAATGTAAGGGAAACCTTGAAAATTACAGACAGAACATATATCATTAAAGATGGGACGATATTTAAAGAAGGGAATCCTCAGGTTTTATCCACTGACCCAGAAGTTAAAAAGGGATATTTAGGTGAAAAAGTTGTTGTTGATTGA
- a CDS encoding LptA/OstA family protein: MISQKVGKTILGMFLISILGIFLFEIIIRIDRENTKKQEEIKQTKDDKIQLKTNINYVETKGGKKIFQVNSLEHYLGNDNLFHLKGNVCIRIFNKAPDNKDLIIEGEEGFYPKDFSSFKILKNSKIISEKNIIESEYFEYFSKNEEIKTDKKTKFMIRNVEGTSTNGMNYYLNEKKVSLNNLEKALMEVENEESVIFHGERFNFLYDQNKGELINNTSIAQGENILRANSINFKLDEEKNHIKEIEAFENAFLRFSQVEKKEIIKNIDNKPGLRKIAGNKIFLEIFPDGKKPFKGTCSGNCEYITEFLNSQEKRKLASEFMKFEFYEEGGIKNFEGIERVLMEDNQKRFYGDSISLEFYPGENKIRKGNIQDNFFYEDMDIKLWGAFSTIKDNIIEVQGFRPKIVYKENQIVADKLIINNEKNYFEGAGNIRTTMIDKNNKIGFFSDANEPIFISSDKIFWSRKNDESRFIGNTGMWKGNESLMAEEIHIEGNEGNLKAFKNCQFEIFYEKKDGGKKKIKCKADEISFLNKQKLISLSDESSESSLLTEEFEIKGNRMYIYLTEKKILEKINVEKNVKIQYGDFLISGEKVEWDIVDEKMEVTGNPELNDKNRGMIKGRKVIVDFANDKIVTESREEERSITIIKSQKEKK, encoded by the coding sequence ATGATTTCTCAAAAAGTTGGAAAAACGATCTTGGGCATGTTTCTTATTTCAATTCTGGGCATTTTTTTATTTGAAATTATAATCAGAATCGACAGAGAAAACACAAAAAAACAAGAAGAAATAAAGCAGACAAAAGATGACAAAATTCAGTTAAAAACAAACATAAATTATGTGGAAACAAAAGGAGGTAAAAAAATTTTCCAGGTCAATTCTCTTGAACATTATCTGGGTAATGATAATCTGTTTCATCTAAAAGGAAATGTCTGCATTCGGATATTTAATAAAGCTCCTGATAATAAAGACCTGATTATTGAAGGGGAAGAAGGATTTTATCCAAAAGATTTTTCTTCTTTTAAAATTCTTAAAAATTCTAAGATTATCTCAGAGAAAAACATAATTGAATCCGAGTATTTTGAATATTTCTCAAAAAATGAAGAAATTAAAACGGACAAAAAAACGAAATTTATGATTAGAAACGTTGAGGGAACATCAACAAATGGCATGAATTATTATCTTAACGAAAAAAAAGTTAGCCTGAACAATTTAGAAAAGGCATTGATGGAAGTTGAAAATGAGGAGTCAGTGATTTTCCACGGAGAAAGATTCAACTTTTTATATGACCAGAATAAAGGAGAACTTATTAATAACACTTCCATTGCTCAGGGTGAAAACATTCTAAGGGCAAATTCTATAAATTTTAAATTGGATGAAGAAAAAAATCACATAAAAGAGATTGAGGCTTTTGAGAATGCTTTTCTCAGATTTTCTCAGGTGGAAAAAAAAGAAATTATCAAAAACATTGATAATAAGCCAGGGCTAAGGAAAATCGCAGGGAACAAAATATTTCTTGAAATATTTCCCGATGGGAAAAAACCTTTTAAAGGAACATGCAGTGGAAATTGTGAATATATAACAGAATTTTTAAACTCCCAAGAGAAAAGGAAACTGGCTTCTGAATTCATGAAATTTGAATTTTATGAGGAAGGAGGAATAAAAAATTTTGAAGGGATCGAAAGAGTTTTAATGGAAGATAACCAGAAAAGATTTTATGGAGATTCTATTTCTTTAGAATTTTATCCTGGAGAAAATAAAATTCGAAAAGGAAACATCCAGGATAACTTCTTTTATGAAGATATGGATATAAAACTTTGGGGAGCATTCTCTACAATAAAAGACAATATAATAGAAGTTCAAGGATTTAGACCAAAAATAGTTTACAAAGAAAACCAGATTGTTGCTGATAAATTAATAATAAATAATGAAAAAAATTATTTCGAAGGAGCAGGAAACATAAGAACAACGATGATTGACAAGAATAACAAAATAGGATTTTTCTCTGATGCAAACGAACCGATCTTTATCTCTTCAGACAAAATATTCTGGTCCAGAAAAAATGATGAGTCTCGATTCATTGGTAACACTGGAATGTGGAAAGGAAATGAATCTTTGATGGCTGAAGAAATTCACATCGAAGGAAATGAGGGAAATTTGAAGGCATTTAAAAATTGTCAGTTTGAAATCTTCTATGAAAAAAAAGATGGTGGGAAAAAAAAGATTAAATGTAAAGCTGATGAGATTTCTTTTTTAAACAAGCAAAAATTAATTTCCCTCTCAGATGAATCATCTGAATCATCTTTATTAACCGAGGAGTTTGAAATTAAAGGCAACAGGATGTACATTTATTTAACTGAAAAAAAAATATTAGAAAAAATAAATGTTGAAAAAAATGTAAAAATACAATATGGAGATTTTTTAATAAGTGGAGAAAAGGTTGAATGGGATATTGTTGATGAAAAGATGGAGGTCACTGGAAATCCTGAATTGAATGACAAAAATAGAGGGATGATAAAAGGAAGAAAGGTTATAGTAGATTTTGCTAATGATAAAATTGTAACGGAAAGTCGTGAGGAGGAAAGGTCTATTACTATAATAAAATCTCAAAAAGAGAAAAAATGA